A single window of Nicotiana tomentosiformis chromosome 1, ASM39032v3, whole genome shotgun sequence DNA harbors:
- the LOC104117154 gene encoding putative B3 domain-containing protein At4g03170 — protein MAKKGSIFKRSSRGTILNNKSKEVEPPIMADNEQIHEENRDNDEEEEREVINNAAYILLSMKHHVLKEEDAILLQNMLSKRLPRIPPIQSLRGIIGICSEPFEKHLTHTDLSDNFNRLSLNRDKVIAFILPMLQEHEDVYDSKGIQVTTYGPDGVAYDMIFKSWADSKLYVLNSGWKKFYRSYGLHEHNDYWATVWMFRHRLTDKPCFALTWKHDPIRSPLPRSKNNNRKS, from the coding sequence ATGGCGAAAAAGGGAAGCATATTCAAGAGATCGTCAAGAGGAACAATACTTAACAATAAATCCAAGGAAGTGGAACCACCAATCATGGCTGATAATGAACAAATCCATGAGGAAAATAGAGACAACGACGAGGAGGAGGAGAGGGAGGTCATTAATAATGCAGCTTATATACTTTTATCAATGAAACACCATGTTTTGAAAGAGGAAGATGCTATTTTACTCCAAAACATGCTAAGCAAAAGATTGCCAAGAATTCCACCTATTCAAAGTTTAAGAGGAATCATTGGAATATGCAGTGAACCCTTCGAAAAGCACTTGACACACACAGATTTAAGCGATAATTTTAACAGGCTTTCTTTGAACAGAGACAAAGTCATAGCTTTTATATTGCCAATGTTGCAAGAACATGAAGATGTTTATGATAGTAAAGGAATACAAGTGACTACTTATGGTCCAGACGGGGTTGCATACGATATGATATTCAAGTCTTGGGCAGATTCTAAGCTTTATGTGCTTAATTCAGGTTGGAAGAAGTTCTATAGATCTTACGGTTTGCATGAACATAACGACTATTGGGCAACTGTTTGGATGTTTCGTCATAGATTAACTGACAAGCCTTGTTTTGCACTCACTTGGAAGCATGATCCGATCAGATCGCCATTGCCCAGGTCCAAGAACAATAACAGAAAGTCATGA